In Taeniopygia guttata chromosome 24, bTaeGut7.mat, whole genome shotgun sequence, a single genomic region encodes these proteins:
- the ATP12A gene encoding potassium-transporting ATPase alpha chain 2 encodes MVKKRSDVYSVEIYGTKDLHKTEIEDEEEKHKDQKGNKKKKKAEDLKKELDLDDHRLSPSELEMKYGTSIDKGLSSARAAEILARDGPNALTPPKATPEIVKFLKQMIGGFSILLWIGAGFSWISFGIQLAQGVDSAFDNLYLGVVLALVVILTGIFAYYQEAKSTNIMASFSKMIPQQAVVLRDAEKKELPADQLVVGDIVEIKGGDRIPADIRLIFTQGCKVDNSSLTGESEPQSRSCDFTHENPLETRNIAFYSTTCVEGTATGIVINTGDRTIIGRIASLASGVGNEKTPIAIEIEHFVYLVAGVAISIGVLFFIISVSMHYKILDSIIFLIGIIVANVPEGLLATVTVSLSLTAKRMAKKNCLVKNLEAVETLGSTSIICSDKTGTLTQNRMTVAHLWFDNQIYSADTSEDQTTQPFDQSSPSWTALSKIVTLCNRAEFRPGQENLPIMKRVVAGDASETALLKFSEVILGDVMSIRAQNKKVAEIPFNSTNKFQLSIHETDDPQDKRFLLVMKGAPERILERCSTIMINGKEEPLDSEKAEAFQTAYMELGGMGERVLGFCHLYLPEKEFPETFQFDTDSMNFPSSNLCFVGLLSMIDPPRSTVPDAVSKCRSAGIKVIMVTGDHPITAKAIAKSVGIISATSETVEDIAKRLNIPVEQVNRREATAAVVNGMELKDMSSEQLDAILREHSEIVFARTSPQQKLIIVEGCQRQGAVVAVTGDGVNDSPALKKADIGIAMGIAGSDAAKNAADMVLLDDNFASIVTGVEEGRLIFDNLKKTIAYTLTKNIAELCPFLIYIIASIPMPIGTITILFIDLGTDIIPSVALAYEKAESDIMNRRPRNKRRDRLVNQQLAVYSYLQIGIMQSVGAFVTYFTVYAEQGFLPSTLLGVRVNWESNGINDFEDSYGQQWTHYQRMYLQWTGYTAFFVSITIQQVADLIIRKTRRNSIFRQGLFRNKVIWVGIFSQIGIALILTYGLGHVTALNFTPLRFQYWFVAVPFAILIWVYDEIRKLLIRRHPGSWWDKNMYY; translated from the exons ATGGTCAAG AAAAGGTCTGATGTTTACTCAGTTGAGATCTATGGGACAAAAGATCTGCATAAAACAGAGATCGAAGATGAAGAGGAGAAGCACAAAGACCAAAAAggcaacaagaagaaaaagaaagcagaagatCTTAAGAAAGAACTGGACCTG GATGACCACAGGCTCAGCCCCTCGGAGCTGGAGATGAAGTACGGTACCAGCATCGACAAA GGTCTCTCGAGTGCAAGAGCAGCAGAGATTTTGGCCCGGGACGGCCCCAACGCGCTCACTCCtcccaaggccacccctgaAATCGTCAAGTTCCTCAAGCAGATGATCGGGGGCTTCTCCATCCTCCTGTGGATCGGGGCCGGCTTCTCCTGGATCTCCTTCGGCATCCAGCTGGCGCAGGGGGTGGATTCAGCCTTCGACAAC CTCTACCTCGGAGTAGTCCTGGCTCTGGTTGTCATCCTCACTGGCATCTTTGCTTATTATCAAGAAGCCAAAAGCACAAACATCATGGCCAGCTTCAGCAAgatgatcccacag CAAGCTGTTGTCCTCAGGGATGCTGAGAAGAAGGAGCTGCCAGCAGACCAGCTGGTGGTTGGGGACATCGTGGAGATCAAGGGTGGGGACAGGATCCCTGCAGACATTCGCCTCATCTTCACTCAGGGCTGCAAG GTGGACAATTCTTCACTCACAGGGGAGTCAGAGCCACAGTCCCGCTCCTGTGACTTCACCCACGAGAACCCCCTGGAGACCAGGAACATTGCCTTCTACTCCACCACCTGTGTGGAAG GCACTGCCACGGGCATTGTCATCAACACCGGGGACCGCACCATCATCGGCCGCATCGCCTCCCTCGCCTCGGGCGTGGGCAACGAGAAGACGCCCATCGCCATCGAGATCGAGCACTTCGTGTACTTGGTGGCAGGAGTGGCCATCTCCATCGGGGTTCTCTTCTTCATCATCTCTGTTTCCATGCACTACAAGATCCTGGACTCCATCATCTTCCTCATCGGCATCATCGTAGCGAACGTGCCCGAGGGGCTGCTGGCCACGGTGACG gTGAGCCTGTCCCTCACAGCCAAGCGCATGGCCAAGAAGAACTGCTTGGTGAAGAACCTGGAGGCCGTAGAAACCCTTGGCTCCACTTCCATCATCTGCTCCGACAAGACAGGCACGCTCACCCAGAACAGGATGACTGTTGCCCACCTCTGGTTTGACAACCAGATCTACTCAGCCGACACCAGTGAAGATCAAACAA CCCAGCCCTTTGATCAAAGTTCCCCCTCATGGACAGCATTATCAAAAATTGTCACTCTCTGCAACCGGGCGGAATTCCGGCCAGGACAGGAAAATCTCCCCATCATGAAG AGGGTGGTGGCTGGAGATGCCTCTGAGACAGCTCTGCTGAAATTCTCCGAGGTCATTCTGGGGGACGTGATGAGCATTAGAGCACAGAACAAGAAAGTGGCTGAAATCCCTTTCAACTCTACCAACAAATTCCag CTCTCCATCCACGAGACCGATGACCCCCAGGACAAACGCTTCCTGCTGGTGATGAAAGGTGCCCCAGAGAGGATTTTGGAGAGGTGCAGCACCATAATGATCAACGGCAAGGAAGAGCCTCTGGACAGTGAGAAGGCAGAAGCTTTCCAGACAGCCTACATGGAGCTGGGGGGCATGGGGGAGAGAGTGCTGG GTTTCTGCCACTTGTACCTGCCTGAAAAGGAGTTTCCAGAGACCTTCCAGTTTGACACAGATTCCATGAACTTCCCGAGCTCCAACCTGTGCTTTGTGGGGCTCCTGTCCATGATTGACCCACCTCGTTCCACGGTGCCTGACGCCGTCTCCAAGTGCCGCAGTGCTGGCATCAAG GTCATTATGGTCACTGGCGACCATCCCATCACGGCCAAGGCCATTGCCAAGAGCGTGGGCATCATCTCAGCCACCAGTGAGACTGTGGAGGACATTGCCAAGCGCCTCAACATCCCTGTGGAGCAGGTCAACAGGAG GGAAGCCACGGCGGCCGTGGTGAACGGGATGGAGCTGAAGGACATGAGCTCGGAGCAGTTGGACGCGATCCTGCGTGAGCACTCCGAGATCGTCTTCGCGCGCACCTCGCCCCAGCAGAAGCTGATCATCGTGGAGGGCTGCCAGAGGCAG GGAGCTGTGGTTGCCGTGACTGGAGATGGAGTCAATGACTCCCCTGCCCTAAAAAAAGCTGATATTGGGATTGCCATGGGGATTGCTGGTTCTGATGCAGCCAAAAATGCAGCTGATATGGTCCTGCTGGATGATAACTTTGCTTCCATTGTCACAGGAGTGGAGGAAG GCCGCCTGATCTTTGACAACCTGAAGAAAACCATTGCCTACACCCTGACCAAGAACattgctgagctctgccccTTCCTCATCTACATCATTGCCAGCATCCCAATGCCCATTGGCACCATCACCATCCTCTTCATCGACCTGGGCACGGACATC ATCCCCTCGGTGGCGTTGGCGTATGAGAAAGCTGAGAGCGACATCATGAACAGGAGACCTCGGAACAAGAGGAGAGACCGGCTGGTGAACCAGCAGCTGGCTGTGTACTCCTACCTGCAGATCG GAATCATGCAGTCTGTGGGGGCCTTTGTCACCTATTTCACCGTCTATGCTGAGCAGGGGTTCCTGCCCTCCACGCTGCTGGGAGTGAGAGTGAACTGGGAGAGCAATGGCATCAATGACTTCGAGGATTCCTACGGACAGCAATGG ACCCACTACCAGCGCATGTACCTGCAGTGGACTGGCTACACAGCCTTCTTTGTCAGCATCACCATCCAGCAGGTGGCTGATCTGATCATCAGGAAAACACGCAGAAATTCCATTTTCCGCCAGGGCCTCTTCAG